One Gammaproteobacteria bacterium DNA segment encodes these proteins:
- the rodA gene encoding rod shape-determining protein RodA — protein sequence MTSPWHKLHLDGPLLAGLLLLASVSLLVLYSAGGQDMQLLWRQLLRFGLAFGLMFALAQIPPHRYQQTAPLLFGAGLILLIAVLLFGDTAKGAQRWLQIGGLRFQPSELMKLAVPLMVAWYLGSRPLPPGLSRALVVLALVAVPTALIAKQPDMGTALLVAAAGMFVLLLSGLRWRVIGGAAVLTAAAAPLLWHIMHDYQRQRLLTFLDPEQDPLGTGYHIMQSTIAVGSGGIFGKGWLNGTQSYLDFIPERTTDFIFAVYGEEFGLIGAVLLFALFLFVIVRGLIIAYTAQNNFNRLVAGGLILSFFTYILINIGMVTGLLPVVGVPLPLISYGGTSLVTLMASFGILMSIHTHRIREHS from the coding sequence ATGACCAGCCCCTGGCACAAGCTGCATCTCGACGGCCCGCTGCTCGCAGGACTGCTGCTGTTGGCCAGCGTCAGCCTGCTGGTACTCTACAGCGCGGGCGGCCAGGACATGCAATTGCTGTGGCGGCAGCTGCTGCGCTTTGGCCTGGCCTTCGGCCTGATGTTCGCACTGGCACAAATACCGCCGCATCGCTATCAGCAGACCGCGCCCCTGCTGTTTGGCGCCGGCCTGATTTTGCTCATTGCAGTCCTGCTGTTCGGCGATACGGCCAAGGGGGCACAACGCTGGCTGCAGATCGGCGGATTGCGCTTCCAGCCCTCCGAGCTCATGAAGCTCGCAGTACCGTTGATGGTAGCCTGGTATCTCGGCAGCCGGCCGCTGCCACCCGGTCTGTCACGCGCGCTGGTGGTGCTGGCGTTAGTGGCCGTACCGACGGCGCTCATTGCCAAGCAGCCAGACATGGGTACGGCGTTGCTGGTCGCCGCCGCAGGCATGTTCGTGCTGCTGCTGTCCGGCCTGCGCTGGCGCGTGATCGGTGGTGCAGCAGTGCTGACCGCCGCCGCCGCCCCCCTGCTGTGGCACATCATGCATGACTATCAGCGCCAGCGCCTGCTCACCTTTCTCGACCCGGAGCAAGACCCGCTCGGCACGGGCTATCACATCATGCAATCCACCATCGCCGTTGGCTCGGGCGGGATATTCGGCAAAGGCTGGCTCAACGGCACCCAGTCCTACCTCGACTTCATCCCAGAGCGCACCACCGACTTTATTTTTGCAGTCTACGGTGAGGAATTCGGCCTGATCGGCGCGGTATTGCTATTTGCGCTGTTTCTGTTCGTGATCGTACGCGGCCTTATCATCGCCTACACCGCGCAAAACAACTTCAACCGTCTGGTCGCAGGCGGACTGATACTCAGCTTCTTTACCTATATCCTGATCAATATCGGCATGGTCACCGGGCTGCTGCCCGTAGTAGGCGTACCCTTGCCGCTCATCAGCTACGGCGGCACGTCATTAGTGACACTCATGGCATCTTTCGGTATCCTCATGTCCATCCACACCCATCGCATACGCGAACACTCCTGA